Proteins from one Patescibacteria group bacterium genomic window:
- the murI gene encoding glutamate racemase — MIGVFDSGYGGLTIFKDIEKKLPQYDYIYLGDNARAPYGDKSQAVIFKYAKEAIDYLFSQGCSLIIFACNTASAMALRRIQQEYLPQKYPDKNVLGVIRPLAEAVGELSKNRKVAVMGTTSTIESKAYVHEFANLDPNIKVFQQACPLLVPLIEESREDQPETKMAVTEYVRPLKKENPDIVVLGCTHYGFLHDIIARNFGLEVKILDSGQVVADKLAEYLKRHSQYAKTSKDPKRIFLTTNSSEKFNKAAEKFLGRKIESQTIKLN, encoded by the coding sequence ATGATTGGAGTATTTGATTCTGGCTACGGAGGCCTGACAATATTTAAAGATATTGAAAAAAAATTGCCTCAGTACGATTATATATATTTGGGTGATAATGCTAGGGCTCCTTATGGAGATAAAAGCCAGGCTGTGATTTTTAAATACGCCAAAGAAGCCATAGATTATTTATTTTCACAAGGTTGCAGCCTTATTATTTTTGCTTGCAATACTGCTTCTGCTATGGCGCTGCGCCGCATCCAACAGGAATATTTGCCTCAAAAATATCCTGACAAAAATGTCTTGGGAGTTATCAGGCCACTGGCAGAAGCTGTCGGCGAGCTAAGTAAAAATCGTAAAGTAGCGGTCATGGGTACCACCAGCACCATAGAATCAAAGGCTTATGTGCATGAATTTGCTAATCTTGATCCAAATATAAAAGTATTTCAACAAGCTTGCCCCTTGCTTGTGCCGTTGATAGAGGAGTCGCGTGAAGATCAGCCTGAAACCAAAATGGCTGTAACTGAATATGTCAGACCCCTGAAAAAAGAAAATCCAGATATAGTAGTTTTGGGCTGTACACATTATGGATTTTTACACGACATTATTGCCCGCAATTTTGGATTGGAAGTAAAAATATTGGACAGCGGTCAGGTAGTCGCTGACAAGCTGGCTGAGTATCTCAAACGGCACAGTCAATATGCCAAGACAAGCAAAGATCCAAAAAGAATATTTTTGACTACCAATAGTAGTGAAAAATTTAATAAGGCCGCTGAAAAATTTTTGGGTCGCAAGATAGAATCACAGACAATAAAATTAAATTAA
- a CDS encoding slipin family protein: MPFLIFLIVFAIFLVLISIRQVNQYERGIKFILGRYLCTVEPGWRIVWPIFQSMHKVDIRVKAVDVPDQDAITKDNVTVNVNAVLYYKVIAVEKAFLEVEDFFYATSQLAQTTMRDVVGEVSLDELLGKRDQISNRIQQIVDAATDPWGIKIVSVDLKHIELPKDMQRTIAKQAEAEREKRAVIIKAEGEVIAAENMAKAAKTLAGAQGALHLRTLQSINDLSSDQSNTVVFALPLEVLRAFEGMANKK; this comes from the coding sequence ATGCCATTTTTAATTTTTTTGATTGTCTTTGCCATATTTTTGGTATTGATTTCTATCAGGCAAGTCAATCAGTATGAAAGAGGAATAAAATTTATTTTAGGTCGATACTTATGTACTGTTGAGCCTGGGTGGCGTATTGTCTGGCCGATTTTTCAAAGCATGCATAAAGTAGATATTAGGGTAAAAGCAGTTGATGTACCTGATCAGGATGCCATTACCAAAGATAATGTCACGGTCAATGTGAATGCAGTTTTGTACTATAAAGTAATTGCTGTTGAAAAAGCTTTTTTGGAAGTAGAAGATTTTTTCTATGCCACCAGCCAATTGGCTCAAACAACTATGCGTGATGTAGTCGGCGAAGTATCCCTTGATGAGTTGCTTGGCAAACGTGATCAAATCTCTAATCGTATTCAACAGATTGTTGATGCCGCTACCGATCCTTGGGGAATCAAAATAGTTTCTGTTGATCTCAAACACATTGAATTACCAAAGGACATGCAGAGGACAATTGCTAAGCAGGCCGAAGCTGAGCGTGAAAAACGAGCGGTAATTATCAAAGCTGAGGGAGAGGTGATTGCTGCTGAAAATATGGCTAAGGCAGCCAAAACTCTAGCTGGCGCACAAGGCGCTTTACATCTGAGGACTTTGCAATCTATCAATGATTTGTCATCAGATCAATCAAACACCGTGGTATTTGCTCTACCGTTGGAAGTGTTAAGGGCTTTTGAAGGAATGGCCAATAAAAAATAA